A window of Thermococcus sp. MV5 contains these coding sequences:
- a CDS encoding ribonucleoside-triphosphate reductase — protein sequence MEFRDVIEKELANPKLWTLITFKTPYGPGETMDQLANLLEELGWKVTFKANWWTADIPYGVIRLDAEYEGREKIVLGRWILGSKCELLKIENLDLEKGKNEFYRLVDGITSTLIYDPVIRTMREQY from the coding sequence ATGGAATTTAGAGATGTAATCGAAAAAGAGTTGGCTAATCCTAAACTTTGGACTCTCATCACGTTTAAAACCCCCTATGGACCCGGTGAAACCATGGATCAACTAGCAAATCTTCTTGAAGAACTGGGATGGAAAGTCACCTTTAAAGCAAACTGGTGGACTGCAGACATCCCATATGGGGTGATCAGATTAGATGCAGAATATGAAGGAAGAGAGAAAATAGTCTTGGGGAGATGGATACTTGGAAGCAAATGTGAACTTCTTAAAATCGAGAACCTAGACTTGGAAAAAGGCAAAAATGAGTTCTACAGACTAGTAGACGGAATCACGTCAACACTAATATATGATCCAGTTATTAGGACTATGAGAGAACAATATTAA
- a CDS encoding OB-fold nucleic acid binding domain-containing protein, protein MKKRLPSTRVYIKDILEGFYVKSEGDFEPNYLITKDARKVYRAKIVGTVVREPIIAEDETYGKFQIDDGTGVIWVLGFRDDTRFIRLVKKGDMVQLIGKITEWRDDKQVLIEGVTKVDPNMWILHRYETLKDKVEHIKKARLAFEIYNTYGITAKARVIAKNKGISEDLLATIDELYAVIMEQKAEESAFEEEFFEEAEKVKEGLEEVKRAVLEILRSKGMAVSLKFIQRKLQDKYDVEIIEEAIRALLAEGEIFEPEIGYYQILE, encoded by the coding sequence ATGAAAAAGAGATTACCTTCAACTAGAGTTTATATAAAGGATATACTTGAAGGGTTTTATGTAAAAAGTGAGGGTGATTTTGAACCTAATTATCTAATTACAAAAGATGCGAGGAAAGTTTACAGAGCAAAAATTGTAGGGACTGTAGTCAGAGAACCGATTATTGCAGAAGATGAAACCTATGGTAAGTTCCAGATTGATGACGGAACTGGAGTAATATGGGTTCTTGGGTTTAGGGATGATACGAGATTCATTCGTTTAGTGAAAAAAGGAGACATGGTCCAGCTAATTGGTAAAATTACAGAATGGAGAGATGATAAGCAAGTCCTAATCGAGGGAGTGACCAAAGTAGACCCGAACATGTGGATATTACATCGCTATGAAACCTTAAAAGATAAAGTGGAGCACATCAAGAAAGCAAGGCTGGCCTTTGAGATATATAATACGTATGGAATAACAGCAAAAGCGAGAGTAATAGCTAAGAACAAAGGAATATCCGAAGATTTACTTGCTACTATTGATGAACTTTATGCTGTGATAATGGAGCAAAAAGCTGAGGAGTCTGCATTTGAGGAAGAATTCTTTGAGGAGGCCGAAAAAGTTAAGGAAGGGTTGGAAGAAGTTAAGAGAGCAGTACTTGAGATTCTTCGATCGAAGGGAATGGCCGTTTCACTTAAGTTTATTCAAAGAAAACTTCAAGACAAGTATGATGTAGAAATCATTGAAGAGGCTATTAGGGCCCTTTTGGCGGAGGGTGAAATCTTTGAACCAGAGATCGGCTATTATCAGATTCTTGAATGA
- a CDS encoding replication protein RepA, whose product MEEMPVRIKRRRPAVERKISEITLDDLRVSLIGKVVKVDKIDYIFWLDDGTGVVPIECEENVLPKIGQTVRIIGRVIRNEEIHVYGEVVQDFSNVEIEYLEEVQELEKKLLPKIKNALAGWLE is encoded by the coding sequence ATGGAAGAGATGCCAGTTCGGATTAAAAGACGCAGACCCGCTGTGGAAAGAAAAATCTCTGAAATTACTCTTGATGATCTTAGGGTATCCCTTATTGGTAAAGTTGTCAAGGTAGATAAGATAGACTATATTTTCTGGCTTGATGACGGAACTGGGGTCGTTCCAATTGAATGTGAGGAGAATGTCTTACCAAAAATTGGTCAGACAGTGAGGATAATTGGCAGAGTCATTAGGAATGAAGAAATACACGTTTACGGTGAGGTTGTTCAGGACTTTAGCAATGTGGAGATCGAATATCTAGAGGAAGTGCAAGAACTCGAAAAAAAGCTTCTCCCAAAAATTAAAAATGCTCTTGCAGGGTGGTTAGAATGA
- a CDS encoding OB-fold nucleic acid binding domain-containing protein encodes MVVITKDEIVKRIRQKTGMSMEEIEAKINEIARTNEISEHAAALLLAEELGVKTEEEEAPLMHLADLVPGMRGVNIVGRVFRKYPVREYKKKDGSLGRVAGLMIYDSTGRARVVLWDSEIAKYYNEIQVGSVVKIINADVRESLRGLPELHVSFRSRVILNPDDPRVSEIPPIEEVRSYNYTRKKIGELMGGEKFVEVRGTIAKLYRVIAYDACPQCRRKVDYDPATNTWICIEHGEVRPITATILDFGLDDSTGYIRVTLFGDDVVEILGVEPEEIGEKLKELIKMGMTAREAGRKLAEDEFYHVLGKEIVVRGNVVEDRFLGLILKASSWDDVDCKREIEKVRRELLEEVE; translated from the coding sequence ATGGTAGTCATAACTAAAGATGAGATTGTAAAAAGGATACGGCAAAAAACAGGTATGAGCATGGAAGAGATAGAAGCTAAAATCAATGAGATCGCACGTACTAATGAGATCTCTGAGCATGCTGCTGCTCTCTTACTGGCAGAGGAACTAGGGGTAAAAACTGAAGAGGAGGAAGCTCCACTCATGCATCTCGCTGATTTGGTTCCAGGAATGAGAGGAGTTAATATAGTTGGGAGAGTTTTTCGAAAATACCCTGTTAGAGAATACAAGAAAAAAGATGGTTCTTTAGGAAGGGTAGCGGGTCTTATGATCTATGATAGCACTGGAAGGGCAAGGGTTGTTCTGTGGGATTCTGAAATTGCAAAGTATTACAATGAGATACAAGTCGGAAGTGTGGTTAAGATAATAAATGCTGATGTAAGAGAGAGTCTTAGAGGTCTTCCAGAGCTTCATGTAAGCTTCAGGAGCAGAGTCATTTTAAATCCGGACGACCCAAGAGTAAGTGAGATTCCGCCTATTGAGGAGGTCAGGAGCTATAATTACACAAGAAAGAAAATTGGGGAGTTAATGGGTGGAGAGAAATTTGTGGAAGTTAGGGGTACAATAGCCAAACTTTATAGAGTCATCGCTTATGATGCATGTCCTCAATGCAGGAGAAAAGTTGATTATGACCCAGCCACAAACACGTGGATATGTATAGAACATGGAGAAGTAAGACCAATAACTGCTACTATTCTTGACTTTGGTTTGGATGATTCTACAGGTTACATTAGAGTCACTTTATTTGGGGATGATGTAGTAGAAATTCTCGGTGTAGAACCTGAGGAAATAGGTGAGAAACTTAAGGAACTGATAAAAATGGGCATGACTGCAAGAGAAGCTGGTAGAAAGTTAGCAGAGGATGAATTTTATCATGTGCTTGGTAAAGAGATAGTAGTTAGAGGAAACGTTGTTGAAGATCGCTTCTTAGGACTGATATTAAAAGCTTCCTCTTGGGATGATGTAGATTGTAAAAGAGAAATTGAAAAAGTTAGAAGAGAGCTTTTAGAGGAGGTAGAGTGA
- the scpB gene encoding SMC-Scp complex subunit ScpB, with protein sequence MGLIEDKALVEAALFVSGRPLSVKEISKALGIKSLDYIEKLIELIAAEYAERNSAIEVVRVLGDKYVMQVKQEYSQMVVQLMPRPDLRTGELKTLALIAYLQPIEQSKLVKLRGSQVYEHIKRLLEMGLVYAEPYERTKILGTTQKFAELYGFPENDPLIIKEAFKKVVHAEYSDLISKIEKEQKNENTK encoded by the coding sequence GGACAAGGCTCTGGTTGAGGCTGCTTTATTTGTATCTGGTAGGCCATTAAGTGTTAAAGAGATTTCGAAGGCTTTGGGAATAAAATCTCTTGATTATATTGAGAAGCTCATTGAGCTTATAGCAGCTGAATATGCAGAAAGAAACAGTGCAATAGAGGTTGTAAGAGTCTTGGGAGACAAATATGTAATGCAGGTTAAGCAAGAGTATTCTCAAATGGTGGTTCAGTTAATGCCGAGACCGGATCTGAGAACAGGAGAACTCAAGACACTTGCATTAATAGCATATCTCCAACCAATCGAGCAGAGCAAATTAGTGAAGCTCAGAGGAAGCCAAGTGTATGAACACATAAAACGTTTGCTGGAAATGGGCTTGGTATATGCGGAGCCCTATGAAAGAACAAAAATTCTTGGAACTACTCAAAAGTTTGCTGAGCTTTATGGCTTTCCAGAGAATGATCCCCTCATAATTAAAGAGGCCTTTAAAAAAGTTGTTCATGCAGAGTATTCTGACTTGATATCTAAGATAGAGAAGGAACAAAAAAACGAAAACACCAAGTAG